The genomic region GAGTATTTTCTGTATGAcagaacaaaatacatttatatctgcatttatgtcaaaCCTTAGAGActttcaaactttaaaatgtaatttattaatatgtatttgGGTTTAAGtgacatataaacatctttcCCTATTCTGTTTTTCCTGGAAATGCTTCCAACACTCTCACGTGTAGCATGAAAAATAGGCGTTAGTGGCGTTCTCACGCGACGCATCCAACCTAAGGCAACATCCGTGTCTGACCTtagttcctttttcttttttcagcgCTCTACAAATTCTTTTGGGGATTTTAATCCTGCTGCTGAATGTGTAGGTCTTTTCTTAGCCGTACAATCACTGAATGAAACATTTTGTGGGCGCTTCTTTGGGTTTTCAGCCATGCCTTTACCTGTTGCAGCAGTTCTCTTCATCCCCAAAGCTGAACACTGCTATTGTCCTTTTTCAGCAGtgatataaaacacatcactgaaGCTGCTGCGTGCGAAAGTCGCCGGACTACACTATTTTGTaaacagccatactgagaaatacagagagtgttTTGTTGAGCTGATAGGctttagctttgtatcaactcatttacAATGACTTCAATGTAACacatgttcattaatataaaatagtcacccactatagctttaatttgTAAATTTGTACCTCTTTCTAGGCGGAACAGAGGTAATAACAGAGGATGATTACCAAAATGGCCATCCTGACCTGGAAGCTGCATCATCTGGCAGACTGGGAGTTGGACGTGACAAGATGGTCTACATGGCGGTCAAGAACCATccaaaagaagaagatgatgatgaggatgacaGTGATGAGGATGACGATGATGACATCAGTATGTTCCCTTGTGAAACAGCTTTTAGTCCATTTTGTCAGACAGGTTCTGTGGCTGTAAGTAAGTAGAATGTGTCAACCTTCAGTCTTTTACTGTTGAAAGGAGTTCAGTAAGAGGAGGCTGCTGTACATCAGCATTCTTTTTAGATGGCTTACTCAACAAcaaagcacatttttattaaaagggTTTTCTAtcctgttaataataataatatctaaaCTGTTTGTGCAGGTAATACCATTGATCAGGTGAAGAATGGAGCAGCTACACCATTTCTGCAAATCCGAGAGGGGCTGGGTGCAAACCGTGTCCTCAAACCCAAAgctaagaaaaagaagaaaggagagaTACGACAATGTCAGACTGGTATGCATAGCATACAATTCTGGGATCATGAGATTTGTATGATTTAATAATATGCATCTAACACTTTTACATTGTCGTTAACAGTGTTTCAGGTTGCACTTTATTTTCAACCATCTCTTCAACCATTTCTTTCAGCTGTTATCATTGGACCAGATGGCATGCCTTTGACTGTCTACCCCTGCCACATATGTGGAAAGAAGTTTCGCTCAAGAGGCTTCCTCAAATGTCACATGAAGAACCACCCAGACCACCTGCTTAAGAAGAAGTACCAGTGTACAGACTGTGACTTTACCACCAACAAGAAGGTGAGTTTCCACAACCACTTGGAGAGTCACAAGCTGCTGAGTCACAACAATGAGCGCTCTCCAGAATACAGTGAGTATGCGCGGCGCTACCATGAGTCCAGCCCCTTGGGCTCTGACAAGCTCATTGTCAAGGACCGGGAGCCCAAACTGCATCACTGCAAGTACTGCGATTACGAGACAGCTGAACAGGGCCTGCTCAACCGTCACCTGCTGGCTGTGCACAGTAAGAActttgcacatgtgtgtgtcgAGTGCGCCAAAGGCTTCCGCCACCCGTCAGAGCTGAAGAAACATATGCGGACCCACACAGGTGAGAAGCCCTACCACTGCCCGCACTGCGAGTTCCGCTGTGCAGATCAGTCCAACCTAAAGACTCACATCAAGAGCAAGCATGGCGCAGATCTGCCTTTCAAGTGCAGCCACTGTCCCCAAGCTTACGCTGATGCACGGGAACTCCAGCGCCATATAGAGATGGTGCAGGGCCACAAGACTCACCAGTGCCCGCACTGTGAGCATAAGAGCACCAACTCCAGTGACCTGAAACGGCACATTATCTCTGTTCACACCAAGGACTTCCCCCATCAGTGTGACGTGTGTGAGAAAGGCTTTCACAGGCCCTCAGAGTTGAAAAAACATGCGGAGACACACAAGGGCAACAAGGTGCACCAGTGCCGACATTGTAACTTCAACGCTCCCGACACCTTCACTTTGAGTCGCCATATCCTGTCCTTGCATACGAAGGACCTCCCCTTTAAGTGCAAGCGCTGCCGGCGAGGCTATCGGCAGCCTGCTGAGCTGAAGAAGCACATGAAGACACACAGTGGTAGAAAGGTTTATCAGTGCCAGTATTGTGAGTATAACAGTACGGACGCTTCTGGCTTCAAACGACATGTGATCTCTATTCACACCAAGGACTACCCTCACCGCTGCGACTACTGCACCAAGGGCTTTAGGAGGCCTTCGGAGAAGAGCCAGCACATAGCCAGGCATCACAAAGACATGTTGATGTAATGTCattgcgcacacacaaacacactcctcTTTCCCAAGTCACACACCGAGTCACACGCCCAGAGATCATTTTAGTGTATTAACAAAGAAATGGCGGCTGTATGCTGTTGATGAAGACGACAACATTATAATTGCCGTTCTGTTTGTAATGGGTGTAAACCTCTTCCCCCTGGGGTAATGCAAGAACACATTTTAGATGGGGGTGAAGTCTAAAAAAGACATTGTGTACACTGAGTGGGACAGCTgtaaattgtgttttgttttgttgcagaaAATCACATATGAACATATATTCAGGGTCTCAAATGTCTATATTTTTATACCCACTCAGCTAAAATGCTGCAAGATGACTGTGTCCTGTAAATCAGCAAGTGGTGCTTTGTGAACGTCATGCCAGTTCTTCAGATGATTTGGAATGAGTACTGGAGAGGTTTGCCTCCATAGTACCAACTAGTATCTCTTTTCCTTAATAACCAACTTTTACACTGACATTTGTGTCCGATGCCATGTTGTTATTAAGGGGCAGGGCCATTCATGAGTACATAAATGGTTTTGAGTGATGATGTCACACTCTACGCACCTTAAAAGATATTTCATTAAATCTAACATTTGAACTTCCATCATTTTGGATTTCCCTCCCAAGCCTGAACACTTGGAGTTCCATTAAATCAATCATGTATAATATAGGCTATATTCTGTTAAATATGTCTTAAAAGTTGAATCAGAAATGTTGTGTTCTGATCAGCGGTGTCTCACAAGGAGGTGAAATGGTGCAGTTGGTATATTAGTAGAGTATTCCATTGGTGTACACAACCCAATTCTGACACATAAATCTGCTTTTATATTCGCTATGATGGTTACAATATTTCACAGGTGTATTAGTATATGAAGTTGACAGATGGTTGGCTTCACCTTCAACCCCTAAATCGGTTAGATCTGACTGCCACTTGCCACTGCAAGTTGCGTATGTGTGATGTTACTTGTGACACAGATGTGCTCCCTCAGCTAACCATATGATTTCAATCATGCCTTACATCTGTTGGACTTTTTAAGCACTGATGAACACAGCTAATCAGAAAATAAGTGATTTTTAACTCTCAAACATGCTGTATCAATATCATTCTCTCAGAGATTGTGTTTGAGTCAGTAGAAAGCACCTTAAtaacttttgtattttaattacgtatatgtatatagatatattcatgtatctatatatgtatatataatatatataaatcaaaCTCTAGATAATAAACAGTTGCAGAGCTTTGTGAGTTGGTAAAGGTAAAAATTATTTTGAGTGTTATCTCTAGCAAATGAGCACGAGTCATTACTGCATCAAAATGGAATTGTCATTGAATGTGGTGGGTGaaaccatttattgttttgttctaTGGATAAGTgatttggttttgtgttttgtttgtgctcactaacaagtttcccGAACCCTCGTCCTTCAGCCCTAAATAATCCCAATAACCCAATCCCAAACATGAGATTATTCCCGTGAAGTCAGTGGTCATCATATTGGCATTAGTCTTTAAAGTATGCACATATGCTGTCTCCATGAAATTAATTGTGGTATATATTAAAAATCCCCGCATTTCGTGTACCCTAGTCGATATTTTCTTTCAGTCTGATTGTGGATAAACTACTGGTGGGGAAGaaccaaaataaacaattatctttttatgctttttgtcCTTTCTGTCCTGCAAACAGACATCTTAAAGACCATGTCAGCAGTTTATCGTTTGCTTCATGCTCCTTCTGTAGATCAGTGAAGTTGTCTGGGCTAGGGCATATAAAAATAGTCCTTTCAATCATCCTGTTTGGCAATTTGAAACGTGCTTTATCCAGAAACTGCTTCAGCAAGTcagtttcattttgtaaatCTGTCCTTTGCTGTCTGCGTTTTTAGATTTAGCTGTCAGTTCATTCGTTTTAAGTTAACAGTCCAGACGTGTTGGGTTTGGACAAGTTAAGTCAACCATTGGATAGTGATTAAATACGCCAGTAAGCCTCAATAACTGCAGTTCCAGCGGCCAACAAGCCATTCGGTTAGTAAAAGGGAATTAAAAGTTTCACTTGATCACCAGCTCATCATCCTTGGACACATCTGTGCAGAGATGTAGAATTGAGTGTGTGAGGGGAGAGTTGTACTGCCCAATCTTGATACTATCCAGTAGACAGAATAATCTTCCACATCAGTTGGCAAAGAGTGACATTGATACAAAAGTCTTAAAGCTCCAGACCTGAAACTAAAGCCTTGCAAAGTTTTACACTTTGATTTGAGCCCTTTTTTTCCAGACAGCCAGCTCCAGCCAAGTAACAGGCACATAAGTGAGTTCCAGCAGTTAGGAAGTCAGCGTACCAGCTCTGGATAGGAACTCATCAGTCGTAACTTATCATTGTTGATGTCTAGGATACAAGGTTTTTTGTTcattaaattagaaaaaaatgtgattggttgaaggacagTTTAATTGTGCCTAGATGCGAGATGGAggtaaaaataagaaaagcatGCGTTACATTAACAATGGCCCCCATCTATTCAAGTGTCCCTGTAACTCACCAGAGAAAGACATCACTCAATAAAGGACCATAAAACTGGAACAGCTTAATAAAACTCAGCGGTCATTAAATTTGATTATTcacacctttgcttttcctactgtgacatgcaAAATGCGTGTTGTGAAAAAAGCCTAAATATACACACATCGCATGCGGAggtatttttgaaaaaacagcATTGATAAAAAGAGTAACCCCTGCATACTGACTCCAAACCTCacatttatcaacatttgaCCCATGACTAAGATTTGATTACGATCACAACATTGTCCATTTAAATGAGggtgtggttttgtgttgtgATCAGTTTCAGTAATGTATTAAGGCTACTTCACATTCAATTAACTAACTCCAGAATTGGTATTCCAAGAAGGGGAAGATCAGTAAGAGAGATGGTGATGAATATGGAACCACATTTGTCAAAGTTGTGTATATTTAATAGGGATGATATGATTGGTTTGGGAGTAACCTTAGAGAAGAAGGAAACAAACAATGATTGATTCAATGATTTTGGGTGGAACCATAGAATTAGAGCACTGACtaagtcagaaaaaaagtggAGTAAAATGATTTGATTACAAAGTTTATACCAATTGAATTTGTCGCTCACGTCCACTCCGTCTcattaaatcaaataaacaaCTGCATCTTTTTCCTCTACACTGAGACTCGTGAGGGATTTGACTCTTTTAACGCACTAAAACTGCATGTGTTGCTCAGATGTGTTGCAGTCGTGTCTTGTTTTGCTTCCATGTCACCCGTCTTGAAAGATGTATGATGCCTCATACTGAGGGAAATGAGCCTGTGCAGATGGATTTAAATGGGCACCGCGAACCCCTGATAGATGCAACAGcctgttcatttttttgttgatcCCACAGAATATCTCATAAATCACTTACTGGTGCAGCTGTCAGCAGAAACCACTGAAAACTCGGATATCAATTTGCAGACATGTTCATAAAATTCCTCCCTTAGTAACTTTCTCACTGCATTATCCAAGAATTTGGTATGAGTGTGTTCGGTTGTTTCTATCTGAATACACGTGATTAAGCAACTGCAGTGGCAGTAAATACAATTTcctatttattttctgagcgTGCTGAAACACTGTCTCTCTCCCAAGGATTTTCTTTGCCTATTTTGAATCAGCAGAGCATCAACCGCACACACCTAACAGCCCCTGAAGGCCATCACTGTGATGAGAATTGacagacatgcagagataatccAGCCATTGCAGAAGGTCAGACTAATTCATCGATGAGCTATTGTCTGGATGGGATTCAAGTGATGAAACTGCCAGTAAAAACATCCATGGCCAGATGCTGATGTGCAGGGAGTCAGCAAGTGAAAAGATTTATtacacacatatttcattaaCTTAATCATTTTCCATCAGTGGCATGGGTTAATAGTTGAAAATAATACCAAATATTTTGATATGGTTTTGCATCAGAGCGCATAACTTGGGATATATTTGTGTTGGACTGCATAAGACTCTGGTGTTACACAACATATTGCTCTGGTATATTTCAGTGAAGGGACGAGCAAATGGAGCTGGGGACTGTGTCATTAACTCGTCTCATTGGCAGACAGTACTGCCATAGCCTATTACCTCCAGATCCTTCGGTAGCTCACATAACCAGAGTGTTCCGAGCCAGATTGTCAACGACGAGGCTGTAAGTGCTGCAGGCCAGCTGGAGACGACGGGGCCTTCAGGGAAATCAGTGCCAGAATGCTTGGAGACGGGCAAAACTGGCCTCCTGATCAGTCAGAGAAGGGACGGTGTGGTGGACTACACATAACTAGAGTGCTCAGCTCCCAATTGGTGCATTTACACTTTGACTATAGGATGTCAGGATGTGTCATCTGATGTAGTCCTCAATCTGAAAAATGATTTCCAAAAGTCAGTAAGTAAACCTTGAGTTTGGATTGTTTTGTCAAATTGCTGATTCAATGGTCAACAATGAACTCAACGATTAAATCTGAAAAGTGCCATGAATGGCATAATACCAGCTACTGAGTTTGCATGTCAACAGCTCCATCTCTATAACAACTGAGTCAAAATTGTCCACTCATGAAGACTGTGATACGGATGAAGTCTAAGGAAAAACCTAGTAGGTGGACCTTGAGTTGGAATTGTTTTGTCAAACCTTATTTCTGCAGCTCCACCAATTAAAGGTAAATGCTGTACTTGTGGAAGATGTTCTCAGTTGTTAGTAATAAAcaggtggaaaaaaatattAGGGTTACACCTTAGCTCCTTTTAACTCCTTAAGAAATCTAAACAgtgagtttattaaaaaaattacaaaacagcaGAACAGCTCTACTTCACTAAAGATCCATTCTCAGTATATGTGCACTGGTGGTTTTACGTTTTCACATTACACTTGTCTGAGTTGAATATTGGACCACGGTTGGCTTCCAAACCCATTGTGAGGTCACAAATCATGCTTAATACAcgttttaacccccccccccccccccccccccccccccccccccccccctgtgtgAAAACAGCCTTCTAGCCTAACTGCATTCACTAGATGTCACTGTTATCCCATCCTTCTGAGAGACACTGACTGCACTGATTACTGAGAGTGCtgccaaaaataaatacatacccATTTCCAAGTCAGTGGCTGGGTTTTACTGAGACTCCAGCAAAATAAAAAGTGGGCAgtgtcattatttttttcttatagtttactgtttataaaatacaaaaacagaaagagtgagagcattgacaaaaacatgcatGAATGAATGTTGGGTTATACTGTGTCTTCCAATTTATTGTATAGGCTTATAAATGGAATGTATGAATAAATGCGTTATAGGGGAAAATCAAAAATGAGGCTCCTTTAAATGGATTACGTGGCCTCATGTATTTATAAGGTGCAACCATTTCAATTAGCCTAAACTTTCAGGATAATTGTCAGACTTTATTACCCATGCACCCATTAAGCAGATACAGTAACGGACCTGCCCATTTACACTGCTCTCGGAGGACAAGGGATTTTGACCTGGATCACAGCAGAGGCGCGTCACCGCGGGTGGGCGTGGCCAACCGCGTGAATAAAGCTGTATCCTCCGTTACGTCGCAGCAGAGTTACCGTCTGACACGAGAGAGGAGCAAAGGGACCGAACAGCTGAGCACCTCGTGAAGATTTGAACCACAAGTAATGGAAATCACGGAGGTGATTTTATGCACCCTCCTCGCCTCTCACTACTTCGGCACCATCCTCTTCTACTCGTGGCTTGTCGTCTGCGGGACACCCACAGAGCTCACCAACTATGGCTCACTTAATTAAAATTGGGCCACCTGATCCAGTTTGCGCCATGACAACCGACCAGAATTAGAGCGATAGAAGTCGTTATGGATAGATGTGCAAATAGTGCATTCCCTGCTCAGAGAAATGGTGTCAAAAGCAGAATTCCAATCTCAGGATATCGCATCTTTCTGCGCGTAAAGGACATGGACATAACGGCTTCTTTCAACGCTGCCTGAAATACTCTGCGCTATGTTGTAGTTATTATGGGAGAACGCAGTAGTTAGAGTAGAGGGTGTGCGAGACTGGTATGTTTCTGCTGGCTTTTTTGTGAGAGTGGCGACCAGCTTTTAGTGCGTGCATACCAATTGTGCGCACGGACTTGCAATCTTTGACTGACAACGGGCCTCACCAACCACTGCGAAAGGTTTCACTCAATATCCGTTTTCAACTCCTCTCATTTGAACTTCCACTACAACCGAGAATATTTTTAAAGCTGCACCCAATTGCACCTGTGAGGTAGGAGTAAGCCATGGCTTTGCCAGATAGTGGCATGTCTGGGGAGGAGGTACCCTTCCCAGAGATTGTAGAACTCAATGTGGGCGGCCAGGTCTACATAACCCGATATTCTACCCTCACAAGTGTGCCAGACTCCCTGCTGTGGGAGATGTTCAGTCGGAAGTCAGCCAAAGGACTGGCCAGGGACACCAAGGGTCGCTTCTTTGTGGACCGTGATGGTTTCCTGTTCCGTTACATCCTGGACTACATGCGAGACCAGCAGCTGGTTCTACCAGACCACTTCCCTGAGCGCGGGCGTCTACAGAGAGAGGCTGAGTTCTTCAACCTGCCAGAGCTAGTCAAACTGCTGGTGCCCAAAATCAGCAAGCAGAACTCGCTTGGCGACGAGGGATGTCAGAGCGACCCGGAGGACTCCTCACCTGGGATTGACATTGCCCCTAACCTCAGCTCCTTGGGTGCTGCCGCTGCTGCCTGTGCCAGCCTGGTCCCCGGTACCATGGATGGCAAACGCTCTGGGTTCATCACTATTGGCTACCGGGGCTCGTACACCCTGGGCCGGGACAGCCACACCGATGCCAAATTCCGGCGGGTGGCGCGGATCATGGTGTGTGGGAAGACCTCTCTGGCCAAAGAGGTGTTTGGTGAGACGCTGAACGAGAGCCGTGACCCCGACCGCCCCCCCGAGCGCTACACATCCCGCTACTATCTGAAGTTCACCTTTCTGGAGCAGGCTTTTGACAAGCTGGCTGATGCAGGCTTCCACATGGTGGCCTGTAATTCCACAGGAACCTGCGCCTTTGCCCATGAGCAGACGGACGACAAGATATGGACCAGCTACACTGAATATGTGTTCTACCGTGAGTGAGACTATCGACTTTGTTCCCCTGGTCCCCCATCCTATCTCCAAGTGCCCCCCCCTTCTCCAGCTTCCAGCCATCctgtccttctttctctctgacGGCTCCTGCACCAGTAGATGTACCGTAGATGTTGTGCCCCTCCGCCTATCTCAGCGGCCTCCACCTTTTATCCTATGAACAGTTACCCAGCTGCTGCTCCGACTCTTCATACCTTCTCTCAACCCCAGATCCATTCCCCTCATCCTCAGGTCCAGCTTTTGCCTTTGCTCCATCTAGTTGTAGTCCCCGGTCCTCAACCACAGCAGCCCCACAGCCTGTCCTGCAGAGACTGATACCTTCTATATACTATTTCCCTTTTGTACTCTATGTATTACATCTACCTTGGTAAAGCACAAAACTGTATCCAAGAGCTCATTTTGTTAAATAAGCGCCCCCGTGCGTCTATATGACTATTAAAGCAGTCACAAGGGCATAGGGGAAAGGGCTTCGAAGAGTGGCCGTGATGTACAACGCTAGACTTTGCCTGCTTACTCAAACAGATCGGActctctcctgctcctctgAACTAAATTACCAAATAATTGGACATCTTATCAGCCTTGCGGGACGTGAGCAGCCCAAGCACAAGAAAGAAATGcaacccaaaaaaaatctaaattccTTCAGTTTTTTCTCAAATGTGTTGAGTACTTTGTGGTCGGTAGCGTGCCATACAGTAGTTTATCTGTTCAGTTGTTATGAATGAATCGGAGTTGGACAGGACATGGAcagtggaagggggggggatgcattgagctttttattttgaaagggagCAGTAGATCGTAGGTGCTTagagtttccttttcaaaatTGTGCTTGTTGTTTGGGAAATGAACAAGCAGCAGGGTTTTGATAAACAACGATGAAATCCCAAATATCAAGAGATCTcattgacagaaagaaaaaaaaatggttgccAGATGAGGTGTGTGTATTCATTGTGCAATGGAGCTTTAAGTGTTTTAATCACCCACGCTGGGAGGGCAGAGAAGATGAAGGTGTAACTCACTGCTCTATTTTTGTGCTTCTTTGACGTTTCTTtgctcatttacatttttacattttagagcATTATTAAAGTGAAGCGCTTCTTGGGACGAGCTTACATGATTACTTGTTgtttcccaaaaaaagaaaacggcaGTCACCTTAGGGGATCACGTTTTGAGTGTCCGGTACGCGGTTATGTCATTCTTAATACTCAGTTAGGTATTAGTTTAAGCTGTTGCATATTTGATGATAGTTCTCCCTTACTGAAAGTGAATACCCACAAGAAAGGCTAGGATTTCATGTAAAGCCAGCCACAGCTCAATGTTTTCTCACTACTGTGGTAAAGGCATTGCAAAGGCGTGTTCATAGCCAACGGGTATAACTTCAGTTATAAAGAAGCGAGTTAAGAAAGAGAGTCATTCCCAGATACAGCCTCAGGACACGTCTGCACATCATATACCTCAGACtaaaacacaaactgaaggCGCTTAAGATGAGGCTGATGACATAAAAATGCAGGCAACATTAGGAAAATGCCCCAAATGTAGAAGCTGTAACAAGATTATGATTAAGA from Etheostoma spectabile isolate EspeVRDwgs_2016 chromosome 10, UIUC_Espe_1.0, whole genome shotgun sequence harbors:
- the znf711 gene encoding zinc finger protein 711 isoform X5; the encoded protein is MDQGGGVLELHTQELKMPHAMIMQDFVAGMGGLAHIDGEHIVVSVPEGMLLSDVMTDEGILLEHELEVEGLETQVVQSLETEVVEELETEVVESLDADVEGLEAEVVEGLQTHVVELEAQVVEDLEGEVEVEGLEAHVVEGLETEVDVEGLEAHVVEGLEEEVEVEGLEAEVVEGLEVDVESLQSQGVEAHEITTEDMVSSEHSVIMPENILGTEVAIEEDLDPHHHHHHHHHHHHHHVLTSDLIQDSNHHHDHISDQVFVAELLSEHQDNTLDHQLVSEGLMVTEASSETIIHEQMPAEDVPLQTDEDDDARSSSEDYLMISLDEVGEKLDIGDTPLEISTEVMEDKESKEEDGTEVIKVYIFKAEADDDLGGTEVITEDDYQNGHPDLEAASSGRLGVGRDKMVYMAVKNHPKEEDDDEDDSDEDDDDDISNTIDQVKNGAATPFLQIREGLGANRVLKPKAKKKKKGEIRQCQTGMHSIQFWDHEISVIIGPDGMPLTVYPCHICGKKFRSRGFLKCHMKNHPDHLLKKKYQCTDCDFTTNKKVSFHNHLESHKLLSHNNERSPEYSEYARRYHESSPLGSDKLIVKDREPKLHHCKYCDYETAEQGLLNRHLLAVHSKNFAHVCVECAKGFRHPSELKKHMRTHTGEKPYHCPHCEFRCADQSNLKTHIKSKHGADLPFKCSHCPQAYADARELQRHIEMVQGHKTHQCPHCEHKSTNSSDLKRHIISVHTKDFPHQCDVCEKGFHRPSELKKHAETHKGNKVHQCRHCNFNAPDTFTLSRHILSLHTKDLPFKCKRCRRGYRQPAELKKHMKTHSGRKVYQCQYCEYNSTDASGFKRHVISIHTKDYPHRCDYCTKGFRRPSEKSQHIARHHKDMLM
- the znf711 gene encoding zinc finger protein 711 isoform X6; the protein is MDQGGGVLELHTQELKMPHAMIMQDFVAGMGGLAHIDGEHIVVSVPEGMLLSDVMTDEGILLEHELEVEGLETQVVQSLETEVVEELETEVVESLDADVEGLEAEVVEGLQTHVVELEAQVVEDLEGEVEVEGLEAHVVEGLETEVDVEGLEAHVVEGLEEEVEVEGLEAEVVEGLEVDVESLQSQGVEAHEITTEDMVSSEHSVIMPENILGTEVAIEEDLDPHHHHHHHHHHHHHHVLTSDLIQDSNHHHDHISDQVFVAELLSEHQDNTLDHQLVSEGLMVTEASSETIIHEQMPAEDVPLQTDEDDDARSSSEDYLMISLDEVGEKLDIGDTPLEISTEVMEDKESKEEDGTEVIKVYIFKAEADDDLGGTEVITEDDYQNGHPDLEAASSGRLGVGRDKMVYMAVKNHPKEEDDDEDDSDEDDDDDISNTIDQVKNGAATPFLQIREGLGANRVLKPKAKKKKKGEIRQCQTAVIIGPDGMPLTVYPCHICGKKFRSRGFLKCHMKNHPDHLLKKKYQCTDCDFTTNKKVSFHNHLESHKLLSHNNERSPEYSEYARRYHESSPLGSDKLIVKDREPKLHHCKYCDYETAEQGLLNRHLLAVHSKNFAHVCVECAKGFRHPSELKKHMRTHTGEKPYHCPHCEFRCADQSNLKTHIKSKHGADLPFKCSHCPQAYADARELQRHIEMVQGHKTHQCPHCEHKSTNSSDLKRHIISVHTKDFPHQCDVCEKGFHRPSELKKHAETHKGNKVHQCRHCNFNAPDTFTLSRHILSLHTKDLPFKCKRCRRGYRQPAELKKHMKTHSGRKVYQCQYCEYNSTDASGFKRHVISIHTKDYPHRCDYCTKGFRRPSEKSQHIARHHKDMLM